A genomic window from Silene latifolia isolate original U9 population chromosome 11, ASM4854445v1, whole genome shotgun sequence includes:
- the LOC141611956 gene encoding chalcone--flavanone isomerase-like isoform X1, with the protein MGESQRVTQIQVEDYVFPPMLNTPPGSHNTFFLAGAGERGRSDIEGRYVKYTAIGIYLEEDAAIQALTPKWKGKSATELANSVEFFRDLITGPFEKFTQVTMIQPLTGEQYSVNMAKIFVQRWESLGIYTDQESKAIQIYLQAFADKKFSPAQSILFTQSPTGKFTIAFSEHSSIPKDGNVVIQNKTFPEEILNSIIGENGVCPGARQTLAARLSELLK; encoded by the exons ATGGGTGAATCACAGAGGGTGACACAAATTCAGGTGGAAGATTACGTCTTCCCTCCCATGCTCAACACCCCTCCTGGTTCCCACAACACCTTCTTCCTTGCTGGCGCAG GGGAGAGGGGTAGATCGGATATAGAAGGAAGGTACGTCAAGTACACCGCAATAGGCATTTATTTGGAGGAGGATGCTGCTATTCAGGCGTTAACCCCCAAGTGGAAGGGCAAGTCCGCTACTGAGCTTGCCAACTCTGTAGAGTTTTTCCGAGATCTCATTACAG GTCCATTCGAGAAATTCACTCAAGTGACCATGATTCAGCCACTAACAGGAGAGCAGTATTCAGTTAACATGGCAAAGATTTTTGTTCAACGCTGGGAATCCTTGGGAATTTACACTGATCAAGAATCCAAGGCTATTCAGATTTACTTGCAGGCCTTTGCTGACAAGAAATTTTCACCTGCCCAGTCTATTCTTTTTACCCAGTCACCCACCGGAAAGTTCACG ATTGCTTTTTCGGAGCACAGCAGTATTCCGAAGGATGGAAATGTTGTGATACAGAACAAGACCTTCCCAGAAGAGATACTGAATTCCATCATTGGTGAAAATGGTGTGTGTCCTGGAGCTAGGCAAACTTTGGCAGCTCGACTTTCTGAACTCTTGAAATAA
- the LOC141611954 gene encoding chalcone--flavanone isomerase-like, whose amino-acid sequence MAASPTITEVKVADFLFPRSIKPPGTHKSFFLAGAASPTITEVKVADFLFPRSIKPPGTHKSFFLAGAGVRGMELGGNFVKFTAIGVYLEESAITELAPKWKAKSASHLADSVEFFRDIVTGPFEKFTQVTMILPLTGQQYADKVTENCVKFWKSIGIYTDEEARAVDKFIEVFKDENFPPGHSIMFTQSPTGSLTVAFSKHESIPAVGKAVIDNKNMSEAVLESIIGKHGVSPEAKQSIAARVSALLSEEKVGGDAEVATGVAKEI is encoded by the exons ATGGCAGCGTCACCGACAATTACCGAAGTTAAGGTAGCGGACTTCTTGTTTCCACGGTCGATTAAACCACCAGGCACCCATAAATCGTTCTTCCTCGCTGGCGCAG CGTCACCGACAATTACCGAAGTTAAGGTAGCGGACTTCTTGTTTCCACGGTCGATTAAACCACCAGGCACCCATAAATCGTTCTTCCTCGCTGGCGCAG GTGTTAGAGGAATGGAGCTAGGGGGTAATTTTGTAAAATTTACTGCAATTGGAGTATACTTGGAGGAATCTGCTATTACGGAGTTAGCGCCTAAATGGAAGGCCAAATCTGCCTCTCACTTGGCTGATTCTGTTGAGTTTTTCAGGGATATCGTTACAG GTCCATTTGAGAAATTTACGCAGGTTACTATGATATTGCCATTGACGGGACAACAGTACGCGGACAAGGTGACGGAGAACTGCGTCAAATTTTGGAAATCGATTGGAATTTATACAGACGAGGAAGCCAGAGCTGTTGATAAATTCATCGAGGTCTTCAAGGATGAGAACTTTCCTCCTGGACACTCTATAATGTTTACTCAGTCGCCTACCGGTTCACTTACG GTGGCATTTTCCAAGCATGAGTCGATTCCAGCAGTTGGAAAAGCTGTGATTGATAACAAAAACATGTCGGAAGCAGTGTTAGAGTCGATAATAGGTAAACATGGAGTGTCCCCTGAAGCGAAACAAAGTATAGCGGCGAGAGTTTCAGCACTATTAAGCGAGGAGAAGGTGGGAGGTGATGCTGAAGTTGCAACAGGGGTGGCCAAAGAGATATAG
- the LOC141614136 gene encoding uncharacterized protein LOC141614136 encodes MTNNESIFTHIDTSLKTPVRMGDGSIIEAKGKGTIAVQTKKGMRYISNVLLVPNLATNLLSVPQMMQNGYNVNFDGNTCNIYDHHGKEIARIEMKNKSFPLSWTYPKEIVARVEDNDSWLLA; translated from the coding sequence ATGACAAACAATGAAAGTATATTCACTCATATCGATACTTCACTGAAGACTCCGGTAAGGATGGGCGATGGTTCCATTATAGAGGCAAAAGGCAAAGGAACTATAGCCGTTCAAACAAAGAAAGGAATGCGCTACATTAGCAATGTCTTGTTAGTTCCTAATCTTGCCACAAATTTGCTAAGTGTCCCCCAGATGATGCAAAATGGTTACAATGTCAACTTTGATGGAAATACATGTAACATTTATGATCATCATGGAAAGGAGATTGCTCGAattgaaatgaagaacaaaagtttTCCTCTTTCATGGACGTACCCAAAAGAAATTGTTGCCCGAGTAGAAGATAATGACTCTTGGCTATTGGCATAA
- the LOC141611956 gene encoding chalcone--flavanone isomerase-like isoform X2 yields the protein MMVPSFSITPFMHLNLSLYFLAQLLHVYQKGERGRSDIEGRYVKYTAIGIYLEEDAAIQALTPKWKGKSATELANSVEFFRDLITGPFEKFTQVTMIQPLTGEQYSVNMAKIFVQRWESLGIYTDQESKAIQIYLQAFADKKFSPAQSILFTQSPTGKFTIAFSEHSSIPKDGNVVIQNKTFPEEILNSIIGENGVCPGARQTLAARLSELLK from the exons ATGATGGTACCAAGTTTCAGTATTACCCCTTTCATGCATCTCAACTTATCTCTTTACTTTCTAGCTCAACTTTTACATGTGTACCAAAAAG GGGAGAGGGGTAGATCGGATATAGAAGGAAGGTACGTCAAGTACACCGCAATAGGCATTTATTTGGAGGAGGATGCTGCTATTCAGGCGTTAACCCCCAAGTGGAAGGGCAAGTCCGCTACTGAGCTTGCCAACTCTGTAGAGTTTTTCCGAGATCTCATTACAG GTCCATTCGAGAAATTCACTCAAGTGACCATGATTCAGCCACTAACAGGAGAGCAGTATTCAGTTAACATGGCAAAGATTTTTGTTCAACGCTGGGAATCCTTGGGAATTTACACTGATCAAGAATCCAAGGCTATTCAGATTTACTTGCAGGCCTTTGCTGACAAGAAATTTTCACCTGCCCAGTCTATTCTTTTTACCCAGTCACCCACCGGAAAGTTCACG ATTGCTTTTTCGGAGCACAGCAGTATTCCGAAGGATGGAAATGTTGTGATACAGAACAAGACCTTCCCAGAAGAGATACTGAATTCCATCATTGGTGAAAATGGTGTGTGTCCTGGAGCTAGGCAAACTTTGGCAGCTCGACTTTCTGAACTCTTGAAATAA